A portion of the Scylla paramamosain isolate STU-SP2022 chromosome 32, ASM3559412v1, whole genome shotgun sequence genome contains these proteins:
- the LOC135089300 gene encoding uncharacterized protein LOC135089300, whose amino-acid sequence MMVEAQGPPSRTARPAKPQSAGKTQKEVLEVVNEEILTLYELLERQGLTGRQWEEVTQPLVDAVNKASFKRRFTLACRAFVITTALLLFFYLLLQVTWVQKIGTVAFRNFLLMLLPRWDWTRIYYSDCFITNPYYVSRTLLEEDCNVCESLERLDRLANVSSLVVSEDYLKNDVPFIVTDAMEDWPVMNTDDFWFDNVTEMYLGEELKGVYPCELTSNLRLRPDDLRSFLKKIHNPDIHRWYGHWENCNKKAAKALRQLYRRPYFIPHMVDLSDSNWVLISSDFKGKVYKEVNFQTELLWVGQVRGWSRIRLVPREPCDSFCPELLDDLLEGQMVVVTNMLWKFEYIPGEHTDNLAVAVGGFWT is encoded by the exons ATGATGGTCGAGGCACAAGGCCCGCCCAGCCGTACTGCTCGGCCAGCTAAGCCCCAGAGTGCCGGCAAGACGCAGAAGGAGGTGCTGGAGGTGGTGAACGAGGAGATCCTGACCCTGTATGAGCTGCTGGAGAGGCAAGGG CTGACGGGGCGGCAGTGGGAGGAGGTGACGCAGCCCCTGGTGGATGCCGTCAACAAGGCGAGCTTCAAGAGGCGCTTCACCCTCGCCTGCAGAGCCTTCGTCATCACCACagcactcctcctcttcttttacctcctcctccag GTGACGTGGGTGCAGAAAATTGGCACAGTTGCATTCCGAAACTTCCTGCtaatg CTGCTGCCTCGGTGGGACTGGACACGCATCTACTACTCTGACTGCTTCATCACCAACCCGTACTACGTGAGCCGCACCCTGCTGGAGGAGGACTGCAAT GTGTGTGAGTCCCTGGAGCGCCTGGACCGTCTGGCCAACGTGTCATCCCTGGTGGTGTCGGAGGACTACCTGAAGAATGATGTGCCCTTCATCGTGACAGACGCCATGGAGGACTGGCCTGTCATGAACACTGATGACTTCTGGTTCGATAATGtgactgag ATGTACCTTGGAGAGGAGCTGAAGGGAGTCTACCCGTGTGAGCTGACCTCCAACCTGCGTCTGCGTCCTGATGATCTGCGCAGTTTCCTCAAGAAGATACACAACCCTGACATTCACCGCTGGTACGGACATTG GGAGAACTGCAACAAGAAGGCAGCGAAGGCCCTACGTCAGCTGTATCGCCGGCCTTATTTCATCCCGCACATGGTGGACCTCTCAGACTCCAACTGGGTGCTCATCTCCTCAGACTTCAAGGGCAAGGTGTATAAAGAG GTGAACTTCCAGACGGAGCTGCTGTGGGTGGGGCAGGTGCGGGGCTGGAGTCGCATCAGGTTGGTGCCCCGGGAACCCTGCGACTCCTTCTGCCCTGAGCTGCTGGACGACCTGCTGGAGGGACAGATGG tgGTCGTCACCAACATGCTGTGGAAGTTTGAGTATATTCCCGGGGAGCACACAGACAACCTGGCGGTGGCTGTGGGTGGATTCTGGACCTAG